The following proteins are encoded in a genomic region of Candidatus Diapherotrites archaeon:
- the corA gene encoding magnesium/cobalt transporter CorA has protein sequence MIGRVFYFDGKKPVECPAARLPEIMKNPPKGFFVWVDISKPSKDDMAFLSKIFPLHPLAVEDTLHPIQRPKIDEYEDHLFIVSYAVSYSKHGASTSELDFFLGKNFLVTSSEDGVPAIGEAIQTMEKNPQLFSRGPAFMLYLVLDLLVDSYFPVFDVFGDDIDRLENQVFDNPSKEILRAVFKMKRSIFSLRKIITPEREVLMAIALREQKFVPQKLSIYFRDVYDHLIRVSDVMDNYRDILTGILDGYASTISNRLNETMKVLTIIATIILPLSLIAGIYGMNFKYMPEIHSAWGQQYGYFLALGLMAVVAAAMLMYFRKQKWI, from the coding sequence ATGATCGGCAGGGTTTTTTATTTTGACGGGAAAAAGCCGGTTGAATGTCCTGCAGCCAGGCTCCCGGAAATAATGAAAAACCCGCCCAAAGGATTTTTTGTCTGGGTCGACATTTCAAAGCCTTCCAAGGACGACATGGCGTTTCTTTCAAAAATTTTTCCGCTGCACCCGCTTGCAGTGGAGGATACGCTGCATCCGATCCAGCGTCCGAAAATCGACGAATACGAGGATCACCTGTTCATAGTTTCATACGCCGTGAGTTATTCGAAGCACGGCGCCTCGACATCCGAACTCGATTTTTTCCTTGGAAAGAATTTTTTAGTCACGTCAAGCGAAGACGGCGTTCCGGCAATCGGCGAGGCCATCCAGACAATGGAAAAAAACCCGCAGCTTTTTTCGCGCGGCCCGGCATTCATGCTTTACCTTGTCCTGGACCTTCTGGTGGACTCGTACTTTCCGGTCTTTGACGTTTTCGGCGACGACATAGACCGGCTCGAGAACCAGGTTTTCGACAACCCTTCAAAGGAAATCCTCAGGGCCGTATTCAAAATGAAGCGCTCTATTTTTTCTTTGCGCAAAATAATCACCCCCGAAAGGGAAGTGCTGATGGCGATTGCATTGCGCGAGCAGAAATTCGTTCCGCAGAAGCTCTCGATTTATTTCCGCGACGTTTACGATCATCTCATACGCGTGTCGGACGTGATGGACAATTACAGGGACATTCTGACCGGCATACTTGACGGCTACGCCTCGACCATTTCCAACAGGCTGAACGAGACAATGAAAGTGCTGACGATTATCGCGACAATAATCCTTCCACTTTCACTGATCGCCGGCATTTACGGCATGAACTTCAAGTACATGCCGGAAATCCATTCGGCCTGGGGGCAGCAGTACGGCTATTTCTTGGCGCTGGGCCTGATGGCAGTGGTTGCGGCGGCAATGCTGATGTATTTCCGGAAACAGAAATGGATCTGA
- the tpiA gene encoding triose-phosphate isomerase — translation MLGVPCLFVNFKTYSESTGRNALALAKAAERVSLQSEHCVCVVPQAADLRLVSENVSIPVFCQHVDAIRPGAHTGQVLAEAVKEAGASGTVLNHAERKIDAPCLAESISIAKGSGLNVLACAETVERAGAIASLASKPDLIAFEPPELIGGNVSVSTAKPDLIAECVEAVSKHGIPLLVGAGVKSAEDVRVSMELGAKGIFVASGVIKVSSPEAAMLDLVSGF, via the coding sequence ATGCTCGGGGTTCCATGCCTTTTCGTGAATTTCAAAACCTATTCCGAGTCCACCGGCAGGAATGCCCTGGCTTTGGCGAAGGCCGCCGAGCGGGTTTCGTTGCAATCGGAGCACTGCGTCTGCGTCGTGCCGCAGGCAGCCGACCTGCGGCTTGTCTCCGAGAACGTTTCGATTCCGGTTTTCTGCCAGCACGTTGACGCAATCAGGCCGGGCGCGCATACCGGCCAGGTGCTTGCGGAAGCAGTTAAGGAAGCCGGAGCATCCGGCACCGTGCTCAACCATGCGGAGCGCAAAATCGACGCGCCATGCCTTGCTGAATCGATTTCAATCGCCAAAGGCTCGGGCCTGAATGTTTTGGCGTGCGCTGAAACCGTTGAACGGGCCGGGGCAATCGCATCGCTTGCGTCGAAGCCGGACCTGATTGCGTTCGAACCCCCTGAATTGATCGGCGGGAATGTTTCGGTTTCGACTGCGAAGCCGGACCTGATTGCGGAGTGCGTCGAGGCGGTCTCAAAGCACGGCATTCCATTGCTTGTCGGCGCCGGAGTCAAGTCAGCCGAGGATGTCCGGGTTTCAATGGAGCTTGGCGCAAAGGGCATTTTTGTCGCTTCCGGCGTGATAAAGGTTTCCTCTCCCGAGGCGGCAATGCTTGACCTTGTCAGCGGTTTTTGA